One window from the genome of Paenibacillus azoreducens encodes:
- a CDS encoding glycoside hydrolase family 2 protein, whose translation MVLRLEYPRPQFVRSEWVNLNGEWDFEFDDQNIGLDEKWFEKHKEYTQKINVPFAFQSKLSGINDSSFHDWVWYRREFAIPDTMVGKQIIMHFGAVDYQAMVFINGKLVGTHEGGHTPFSFDITNYLISGIQSVVVRVEDPSIEETIPRGKQNWLDKPGGIWYTRTTGIWQTVWLEAVNKTHIKKLKFTPDIDNGDIIIDVELSGDYGEKSLEIDITFEGENVAKDTIIITDGYLRRSINLYNRKIFRTGFHDVGWNWTPEKPNLFDVNIRMKEQDQILDEISSYFGMRKIHTENGMVYLNNKPYYQKLVLDQGYWPEGLLTAPTEQDLKKDIELSKEMGFNGCRKHQKVEDPLFLYWADKLGFLVWGECASAPSYSEDAVARLTNEWIEIINRDYNHPCIVTWVPLNESWGVPLICNNEQQKHHSVAMYHLIHSLDTTRLVISNDGWELTKTDICAIHNYNHGQLNENEKYNEFRNALLNKENLLNSRPAGRRIYTEGFNHCGEPILLTEFGGIGFKLNNENGWGYTTVKNEEEYLADYERVMKAVYESNSLHGYCYTQLTDVEQEINGILMYDRTPKCDLKKIRIINDMWHVSIVNS comes from the coding sequence ATGGTATTGCGACTAGAATATCCTCGGCCACAATTCGTAAGAAGCGAATGGGTTAATTTAAATGGCGAATGGGACTTTGAATTTGATGATCAGAATATAGGGTTAGATGAGAAATGGTTCGAAAAACATAAGGAATACACACAAAAAATAAATGTACCTTTTGCTTTTCAATCAAAGCTTAGCGGAATTAATGACTCTTCGTTTCATGATTGGGTCTGGTATCGTAGAGAATTTGCCATACCTGATACGATGGTTGGGAAACAAATCATTATGCATTTTGGAGCAGTAGACTATCAGGCAATGGTTTTTATTAATGGAAAACTTGTAGGTACTCACGAAGGTGGACACACTCCATTCTCATTTGACATAACGAATTATTTAATAAGTGGAATTCAGTCGGTGGTTGTGAGAGTCGAAGATCCTTCTATAGAGGAAACGATTCCAAGAGGGAAGCAAAATTGGCTTGATAAGCCAGGCGGGATCTGGTATACGCGAACTACTGGAATTTGGCAAACGGTTTGGCTAGAGGCAGTAAATAAAACTCATATAAAGAAGTTGAAATTTACTCCAGATATTGATAATGGTGACATTATTATAGATGTTGAATTATCAGGTGACTATGGTGAGAAAAGCCTTGAAATCGATATCACTTTTGAAGGAGAAAATGTAGCTAAAGATACAATAATAATAACGGATGGTTACTTAAGACGATCTATTAATTTATATAACAGAAAAATATTCAGAACCGGTTTTCATGATGTTGGGTGGAACTGGACTCCGGAAAAACCAAACTTATTTGATGTGAATATTCGTATGAAAGAACAGGATCAAATTCTGGATGAAATCAGCTCTTATTTTGGCATGAGAAAAATTCATACAGAAAATGGGATGGTCTATCTAAACAATAAGCCATACTATCAAAAACTAGTACTTGATCAAGGGTATTGGCCAGAGGGTTTACTGACTGCCCCAACTGAACAAGATTTAAAAAAGGATATCGAACTTTCAAAAGAAATGGGATTTAATGGATGTAGAAAACATCAAAAGGTAGAAGATCCATTATTTCTGTATTGGGCAGATAAATTAGGTTTCCTGGTTTGGGGTGAATGTGCGTCAGCTCCATCTTACAGTGAAGATGCTGTTGCACGTCTGACAAATGAATGGATTGAAATAATAAATCGAGACTACAATCATCCGTGTATTGTAACTTGGGTTCCTTTGAATGAGAGTTGGGGTGTTCCTCTCATATGTAATAATGAACAACAAAAGCACCACTCGGTAGCAATGTATCATTTAATACATTCACTTGACACAACAAGGCTTGTAATTTCAAATGATGGATGGGAATTAACAAAAACAGATATTTGCGCAATCCATAACTACAACCATGGGCAATTGAATGAAAATGAAAAATACAATGAGTTTCGAAATGCACTACTGAATAAGGAAAATTTACTTAACTCCAGACCAGCAGGGAGGAGGATATATACAGAAGGATTTAACCACTGTGGTGAGCCCATTCTATTAACAGAGTTTGGCGGAATAGGATTTAAACTTAATAATGAAAATGGCTGGGGTTACACTACGGTTAAGAATGAGGAAGAATATCTAGCTGACTATGAACGTGTTATGAAGGCGGTATATGAATCTAATTCATTACATGGCTACTGTTATACACAATTAACAGATGTTGAACAGGAGATTAATGGTATATTGATGTACGATCGTACTCCAAAGTGTGATTTAAAAAAGATTCGAATAATTAATGATATGTGGCATGTAAGTATTGTAAATAGTTAA
- a CDS encoding carbohydrate ABC transporter permease yields MEKKTVSKFVSIIFISIMALIWVIPLLYTFFSSFKSEADIQSNAFTLLPINWVIDNYQDVLFKNTSAPVAKWFMNSLTISVSHTVLVLVIVSLAGYGYSRMKFKGRNAIFAFLMASMMFPAVVNLIPLYKIIDTLGWVNNFLAAIVPGSAAVFNIFLVRQFMQGIPIDFDESARVDGASDFQIFTKLILPLIKPVLTVVALFTFTGSWNDFLWPTIAFNDIEKMPITPGLQLLQGMYALDIGHALTGALIAILPTFILYLFTQKYFMESLSLSSGVKG; encoded by the coding sequence TTGGAGAAAAAAACAGTTTCAAAATTTGTTTCTATCATCTTTATATCAATAATGGCACTGATTTGGGTAATTCCACTATTGTATACATTCTTTTCTTCATTTAAAAGTGAAGCTGACATTCAATCAAATGCCTTCACGCTACTACCAATTAATTGGGTTATTGATAATTATCAAGATGTTCTTTTTAAAAACACAAGTGCTCCAGTAGCTAAATGGTTTATGAACTCGTTAACTATATCGGTATCACATACGGTGTTGGTTTTAGTCATTGTTTCATTGGCTGGTTACGGATATTCAAGAATGAAGTTCAAGGGAAGAAATGCTATCTTCGCCTTTTTAATGGCATCAATGATGTTTCCGGCAGTTGTAAACCTTATTCCACTCTATAAAATTATTGATACTTTAGGGTGGGTAAATAACTTTTTGGCAGCGATTGTCCCAGGCTCGGCAGCAGTTTTTAATATTTTTCTAGTGAGACAATTTATGCAAGGGATTCCTATTGATTTCGATGAATCTGCAAGAGTGGATGGTGCTTCCGATTTTCAAATTTTCACTAAGTTGATTTTACCGTTAATAAAACCAGTACTGACTGTTGTAGCGCTCTTCACATTTACAGGCTCATGGAATGACTTTTTATGGCCGACAATTGCATTTAATGATATTGAAAAAATGCCAATAACTCCAGGTTTACAATTGCTACAGGGAATGTATGCACTTGATATTGGTCACGCTTTAACCGGGGCATTGATAGCTATTTTACCAACATTTATTCTTTATTTATTTACACAAAAGTATTTCATGGAATCGCTTTCCTTGTCATCAGGAGTTAAAGGGTGA
- a CDS encoding ABC transporter substrate-binding protein has product MRKKVVSMFSVILVLLVALTGCGTTSSSSGTAKNEILYWNPFVGPDGENMKQIVNEYNKTNPKYKIKNVSYKDSDMYKKIPTVVNSGKGIPDLTIVHAERIKQFVDNDLLTPYDNLLANYPEIKSENYVPAGWNIGDINGSRYSVPLDVHSFVMYYNKDLLEKYAPNALDDNVITFDEIRAAGEKSKKDNITGVGITWTRPIFLSIYNQLGGDITSDGETPTLNTPEAKEALQLLKGLVDDKIANKDGEDPAQLFKSGKAIFYPEGIWMQNSLNEAKNLNWGLTIFPQISPDKIVNWTSSHQFVMFNDKNRSEEKTKGIMDFIDYVRENSLPWAQAGQNPAALAILESPEYKKLPQAFLIEDPELQKTLKIFDYKYNGFAAEEIDKLVGDAIYGKLDIDKGLKTAQKAVEDKIATNNKK; this is encoded by the coding sequence ATGAGAAAAAAAGTGGTTTCAATGTTTTCTGTAATTTTGGTGTTATTAGTTGCTTTAACAGGATGCGGTACAACTTCTTCAAGTTCTGGCACAGCTAAAAACGAGATTCTATATTGGAATCCGTTTGTAGGTCCTGATGGTGAAAATATGAAACAAATTGTAAATGAATATAACAAGACAAATCCAAAATATAAGATAAAAAATGTATCATATAAAGATTCCGATATGTATAAAAAGATTCCAACTGTGGTGAACTCAGGAAAAGGGATTCCTGATCTAACCATTGTGCATGCTGAAAGAATTAAACAATTTGTTGATAATGATTTATTAACACCATATGATAATCTATTGGCTAATTATCCTGAAATTAAATCAGAAAACTATGTACCAGCAGGATGGAATATTGGTGACATTAATGGAAGTAGATATAGCGTGCCGTTAGACGTGCACAGTTTTGTTATGTATTACAATAAAGATTTATTAGAAAAATATGCACCGAATGCGCTTGATGATAATGTAATAACTTTTGATGAAATAAGAGCAGCCGGAGAAAAATCCAAAAAAGACAATATTACCGGAGTTGGTATAACTTGGACAAGACCGATTTTCTTATCCATTTACAATCAACTTGGCGGCGATATCACTAGTGATGGTGAAACACCAACTCTTAATACCCCAGAAGCTAAGGAAGCACTACAATTATTAAAAGGTCTAGTCGATGACAAAATTGCTAACAAGGATGGGGAAGATCCTGCTCAGTTATTTAAATCCGGTAAAGCTATATTTTATCCTGAAGGTATTTGGATGCAAAACAGTTTAAATGAAGCGAAAAATTTAAATTGGGGTTTAACTATTTTCCCTCAAATTTCACCTGATAAAATTGTGAACTGGACATCGTCTCATCAATTTGTCATGTTTAACGATAAAAATCGCTCAGAAGAGAAAACAAAGGGTATCATGGATTTCATTGATTACGTTCGAGAAAACTCTCTTCCATGGGCTCAAGCAGGGCAAAATCCTGCTGCATTAGCGATATTAGAAAGTCCAGAATATAAAAAATTACCACAAGCTTTCCTAATTGAAGATCCTGAATTACAGAAAACTCTCAAAATCTTCGATTATAAGTACAATGGCTTTGCAGCTGAAGAAATTGATAAATTGGTAGGGGACGCTATTTATGGAAAATTAGATATTGACAAAGGGTTGAAAACTGCTCAAAAAGCTGTTGAAGATAAGATAGCAACAAATAATAAAAAATAA
- a CDS encoding carbohydrate ABC transporter permease yields the protein MINAGGKKYRKKRLNFSPYLYIGPHLILFTIFFLIPTLYGIYISFTNWDLIGNPEFVGFSNYTEILFNKDSTFYEQLRVGLGNTFKFVLFTVPACIIVPLLLAAGLNTKPRGFKFFQVLFYMPTLFSVSAVMIIFSMLFSVSFGPINHYLNVETNWLATQPYAWITLVVVTVWWTIGANLIIYLAALNGVSKDIYEAASIDGANSIQKFFRITLPSIRAQILYTLVITTIAQFNVYGQPLMLTKGGPASSTSVLLMYIQENAFGSGNSIAGIGSAMAVILGLCIMVVSAIQFIFLRQRD from the coding sequence ATGATAAATGCTGGTGGAAAGAAATATAGAAAAAAACGATTGAATTTCTCTCCCTATCTTTACATTGGTCCACATCTCATTTTATTTACTATTTTCTTTTTAATCCCCACCTTATATGGTATTTATATATCCTTTACCAACTGGGATTTAATAGGTAATCCAGAATTTGTGGGATTTTCCAATTACACTGAAATATTATTTAACAAAGATTCTACATTTTATGAACAACTGCGTGTTGGACTCGGAAATACATTCAAATTTGTGCTTTTCACAGTTCCAGCTTGTATCATTGTTCCATTACTTTTAGCTGCAGGTCTTAATACGAAACCCAGGGGGTTTAAGTTTTTTCAGGTATTATTCTACATGCCTACATTGTTCTCAGTTTCAGCAGTAATGATTATATTTTCAATGTTATTTAGCGTTTCTTTTGGACCGATTAATCATTACCTGAATGTTGAGACAAACTGGTTAGCTACTCAACCATACGCATGGATTACATTAGTTGTTGTAACGGTGTGGTGGACAATCGGTGCAAATCTGATTATATATCTGGCAGCTCTTAACGGTGTTTCAAAAGATATATATGAAGCTGCATCAATAGATGGAGCAAATAGCATACAAAAGTTTTTTAGAATTACTCTCCCTAGCATAAGAGCTCAAATATTATATACTCTTGTGATTACAACAATTGCGCAATTTAACGTATATGGGCAACCACTCATGCTAACAAAAGGTGGACCTGCGAGCTCAACCTCAGTGCTATTAATGTACATTCAAGAAAACGCATTTGGTTCTGGAAATTCTATTGCAGGTATTGGATCAGCAATGGCTGTAATCCTTGGTTTATGTATTATGGTTGTTTCAGCGATACAATTTATCTTTTTAAGACAACGCGACTAG